A genomic window from Pyxicephalus adspersus chromosome 2, UCB_Pads_2.0, whole genome shotgun sequence includes:
- the LOC140322247 gene encoding olfactory receptor 5P81-like, with translation MCDVNQTQVTQIRLLGFRSLAKFKTLLFIVFLLTYLFILSGNLLIIILVTTVDHLKVPMFYFLKHLATADILLTTSVVPMMLDIIFIEEGRVTLVGCITQLYLFGIFGFVQCFLIAVMSYDRYLAVCRPLHYALLMNPRVCLYLVMGSWFLVTLLISSEIVVVVQFKFCGPNYIDHFFCDFGPVVELSTSNTSSLMLQDFVISIVMIFCPFTYIIITYMYIFFIILKISSSFGRQKAFSTCSSHLTTVCVYYGTLITVYMVPTDNSTVSINKYRSLLYIVVTPLLNPIIYSLRNQEIKKALFKLLIKLKTDCFKM, from the coding sequence atgtgtgaCGTCAATCAGACTCAGGTCACCCAGATTCGTTTACTTGGGTTTCGTAGCCTGGCTAAGTTCAAAACTctcttatttattgtatttctattAACCTACCTTTTCATACTCAGTGGAAACCTTCTAATTATCATCTTAGTGACAACTGTTGACCATCTTAAAGTTCCAATGTTTTACTTCCTGAAACACTTGGCTACAGCAGACAtcttactgaccaccagtgtTGTGCCAATGATGCTGGACATTATATTCATTGAGGAAGGAAGAGTAACATTAGTGGGAtgtattacccagttatatttgtTTGGTATATTTGGGTTTGTGCAATGTTTTCTGATTGCTGTTATGTCTTACGATCGATATCTGGCTGTTTGCAGACCCTTGCATTATGCTTTGCTTATGAATCCTCGTGTTTGCCTTTATTTGGTTATGGGCTCATGGTTTTTAGTTACCCTGTTGATATCAAGTGAAATAGTGGTGGTGGTTCAATTTAAATTCTGTGGACCTAATTATATTGaccattttttctgtgattttggaCCAGTGGTTGAGCTGTCCACCTCTAACACATCCAGTTTGATGCTACAAGACTTTGTGATATCCATAGTCATGATCTTTTGCCCTTTCACCTATATAATCATAACCTACATGTACATTTTCTTCATCATCCTGAAGATATCTTCTTCTTTTGGTCGACAAAAGGCTTTTTCCACGTGTAGCTCCCACCTTACTACTGTTTGTGTGTATTATGGAACTTTAATCACTGTATACATGGTACCCACAGATAACAGCACTGTAAGCATTAATAAATATAGGTCTTTGTTGTACATTGTGGTTACCCCACTATTGAATCCTATTATCTACAGCCTCAGGAACCAGGAGATCAAGAAGGCCTTGTTCAAATTGCTCATCAAACTCAAAACAGACTGCTTTAAAATGTGA